The following are encoded in a window of Cydia splendana chromosome 6, ilCydSple1.2, whole genome shotgun sequence genomic DNA:
- the LOC134791415 gene encoding ubiquitin carboxyl-terminal hydrolase 31: MSTNNLSSVLKSCSESELINEVADNNMTPKQVEGSRLKRTFTLPRNPFGTTKPGSSKSKSNDSDNKQVSASSTIAEPTKDDGVIERKLFRRPSWKRFLNKIAQHMSTVNVSGVKSAPAVLNGERVPCSGDPPWPPGSTPAATGIKNHGNTCYMNAVLQCLSHTDVIAEYFVLDHYKVDLQKRNKINSKKYGTRGEVTEQLATLLKALWACRYTPDMSTAFKGAVERHGMQYRGNSQHDAQEFLFWLLDKVHEDLNTATKKKYKTIKNTCGKPDEVVAAETLANHARRNSSFVQAVFQAQYRSALTCAKCERTSCTFDPFHCVSVQLPPRPAAAQISPLPVNVVYVNQQPRQVRIGVELKPSSTMEDLRATLHTDTGIERDNIILAEINETGWCVARAGWEPAGLDFGALYCMEAPPLLQTPTTPYLLILWVNLLDGERFGSPYAMQVPRETSYLDLQKLLLKEMSAVVAELVLEGAQGADIFRARIAEAHRPRDPAYLQPELPHPLFALDVEQALCAHDKHPHLRLELLWDPAHRDSIIRDPLEACEVHVSAHGSAAPLTLHACLAHYTRAEQLAQEDAWRCPQCQRYMPVVKTLGLWSLPDILVIHLKRFRQQAKCRTSTKLTTMVEFPLSDLDMTPHLAPRGDGPAHAHSAGHSRSPRRRASRPGAPPHNTYDLYAVCYHHGDDLETGHYTAACRNPYDGRWYKFDDSRVTPVDDDNAYGELVNNTAYMLFYKRKRPTVAPAHAADDGGHWALRMPKYVKRPSETLNEIAEVKDEVAEDAKIEAPGDEPESESEITPPTRSPSARSVASLPDDSAAEPPPVDPAPVVHNTAIIQSPTLQRPLIVEVNGNRSTGSTSECDNESSASTEPYIHKDVHINPKMTPVDTRRPRSVDYPPRGAARDANRNYDSSPLVASINGVEYHPTTEDLVLTMFQDSKYIVPRHANIAGESHRTGEKSSVWKTRIST, encoded by the exons ATGTCGACTAATAATTTGTCATCAGTTCTAAAATCATGTTCGGAGAGTGAATTAATAAACGAAGTTGCGGATAATAACATGACACCAAAACAGGTGGAAGGATCCCGACTAAAGAGGACCTTTACGTTGCCTCGCAATCCTTTTGGTACCACTAAACCAGGTTCCAGCAAAAGTAAGAGCAACGATAGCGACAATAAGCAAGTGAGTGCCAGCTCCACAATCGCAGAACCCACGAAGGACGACGGTGTAATTGAGAGGAAGTTGTTTAGAAGGCCATCATGGAAACGATTTCTGAACAAAATAGCGCAACATATGAGCACCGTTAATGTGTCCGGG GTAAAATCAGCTCCAGCAGTCTTGAATGGTGAGAGAGTTCCGTGCAGCGGTGACCCTCCATGGCCCCCAGGCTCCACTCCAGCTGCTACAGGCATCAAAAACCATGGCAACACTTGTTATATGAATGCTGTATTGCAGTGTCTTTCACATACTGATGTTATTGCAGAATATTTTGTGCTAGATCATTACAAG GTAGACTTACAAAAGAGGAATAAAATTAACTCAAAAAAATATGGCACAAGGGGGGAAGTAACGGAACAACTAGCAACTCTTCTAAAAGCTCTCTGGGCTTGTAGATACACACCTGACATGAGTACTGCATTCAAG GGTGCAGTGGAGAGGCATGGCATGCAGTACAGAGGGAACAGCCAGCATGACGCGCAAGAGTTTCTTTTTTGGTTGCTTGATAAGGTCCATGAAGATTTAAACACTGCCActaaaaagaaatataaaacCATTAAG AACACATGCGGTAAACCTGACGAGGTGGTTGCTGCGGAAACCTTAGCTAATCACGCTAGAAGAAATAGTTCATTTGTCCAGGCAGTATTTCAAGCTCAATACCG GTCGGCATTGACATGCGCGAAGTGTGAGCGGACATCGTGTACATTCGACCCTTTCCACTGCGTGAGCGTACAGCTACCGCCCAGGCCGGCCGCTGCACAAATCTCTCCCTTACCTGTTAAT GTTGTATATGTGAACCAACAACCCCGCCAAGTCCGCATCGGCGTGGAGCTGAAGCCCAGCTCCACGATGGAAGACCTGCGAGCGACCCTGCACACGGACACTGGCATCGAACGTGACAACATCATTCTGGCTGAAATCAATGAAACTG GTTGGTGCGTGGCTCGCGCCGGGTGGGAGCCGGCGGGGCTGGACTTCGGCGCGCTGTACTGCATGGAGGCGCCGCCGCTGCTGCAGACGCCCACTACGCCCTATCTGCTCATCCTCTGGGTCAACTTACTAGACGGGGAGCGTTTTG GATCGCCTTACGCGATGCAAGTGCCTCGCGAGACGTCGTACTTGGACCTGCAGAAGCTGCTGCTGAAGGAGATGAGCGCGGTGGTGGCGGAGCTGGTGCTGGAGGGCGCGCAGGGCGCCGACATCTTCCGCGCGCGCATCGCCGAGGCGCACCGCCCCAGGGACCCCGCCTACCTGCAGCCCGAG CTTCCCCATCCTTTGTTCGCTCTGGACGTAGAGCAGGCGCTGTGCGCGCACGACAAGCACCCGCACCTCCGACTCGAGCTGCTATGGGACCCAGCGCACAGAGACAG TATAATCCGGGACCCGCTGGAGGCGTGCGAGGTGCACGTGTCGGCGCACGGCTCGGCGGCGCCGCTGACGCTGCACGCGTGCCTCGCGCACTACACGCGCGCCGAGCAGCTGGCGCAGGAGGACGCTTGGCG ATGCCCCCAGTGCCAGAGGTATATGCCGGTCGTTAAAACGCTCGGCCTGTGGTCGCTGCCGGATATCTTGGTCATTCATCTCAAACGGTTTCGGCA GCAAGCCAAGTGTCGAACGAGTACAAAGTTGACGACAATGGTGGAGTTTCCCCTGAGCGACCTGGACATGACGCCGCACCTGGCCCCGCGCGGCGACGGCCCCGCGCATGCGCACTCGGCCGGACACTCGCGCTCCCCGCGCAGGCGCGCCTCGCGGCCCGGTGCGCCGCCTCACAACACCTACGACCTGTACGCCGTCTGCTACCACCACGGCGACGACCTCGAGACCGGCCACTACACCGCCGCCTGCCGCAACCCCTACGACGGCCGCTGGTACAAGTTCGACGACTCGCGCGTCACGCCCGTCGACGACGACAACGCCTACGGCGAGCTCGTCAACAACACCGCCTACATGCTCTTCTACAAGCGGAAGAGACCCACCGTCGCTCCCGCGCACGCCGCGGACGACGGCGGCCACTGGGCGCTTCGAATGCCGAAATACGTGAAACGACCGAGCGAAACTCTCAACGAGATCGCCGAGGTCAAGGACGAAGTCGCCGAGGACGCTAAGATCGAAGCTCCCGGCGACGAGCCCGAGTCCGAGTCGGAGATCACCCCGCCGACGCGCAGCCCCTCGGCGCGGAGCGTCGCCAGCCTGCCCGACGATAGCGCCGCGGAGCCCCCCCCGGTCGACCCCGCGCCTGTCGTACATAATACCGCTATTATCCAATCCCCGACTCTGCAGCGGCCGCTAATAGTCGAGGTGAACGGCAACCGATCGACCGGCAGCACGAGCGAGTGCGACAACGAATCTAGCGCATCCACCGAGCCGTATATCCATAAAGACGTGCACATAAATCCGAAGATGACGCCCGTCGACACGCGGCGGCCGCGCTCCGTGGACTACCCGCCGCGCGGGGCGGCCCGCGACGCCAACCGCAACTACGACAGCTCGCCGCTCGTGGCCAGCATCAACGGCGTGGAGTACCACCCCACCACCGAGGACCTCGTGCTCACCATGTTCCAGGACTCCAAGTACATCGTTCCGCGCCACGCCAACATCGCGGGGGAATCTCATAGAACAG GTGAAAAGTCTTCCGTTTGGAAAACTCGAATATCCACATGA